From the Chelonoidis abingdonii isolate Lonesome George chromosome 12, CheloAbing_2.0, whole genome shotgun sequence genome, one window contains:
- the LOC116827230 gene encoding uncharacterized protein LOC116827230, whose amino-acid sequence MSIRGPRAKRSPAWSRQEVLDLLGLWGEEPVQAQLQSSRRNADVYEKISQGMVAKGYQRDLLQCRVKAKELRLAYQKAREVNGRSGAALQTCPFYKELHAILCNDPTPKSRLEESESQGTAGSGASELLDEEEEETNKRQASGGSVVLGGQELFVTPEPSSQLQHGSMADRDAGEGTSARSAAWGSPSTPSAGLFQIRRRSKRTCDDAPHETMNASGRADTEPRTAVLEKMDIMSRAQAKETERRMQQEVLGILKEQTDILRRLLDLQERYFKSRLPLQHIQNSTLTSPYFPSPPRTHSTWRRDPMQYPFCSVPGEGAWNPSRPFTDV is encoded by the exons ATGAGCATACGGGGTCCACGCGCCAAACGCTCTCCTGCCTGGAGTAGGCAAGAGGTGTTGGATCTCCttggcctgtggggagaagagcctgtgcaggcacagctccagtCCAGCCGTAGAAATGCAGATGTCTATGAGAAGATCTCTCAGGGCATGGTGGCGAAGGGCTACCAGAGGGACCTGCTGCAGTGTCGCGTGAAAGCAAAGGAGCTGCGGCTcgcgtaccagaaggcaagggaggtgaACGGTCGCTCTGGTGCAGCACTGCAGACGTGCcccttttacaaagagctgcatgctatCCTCTGCAATGACCCCACCCCCAAGAGCCGCCTGGAGGAGTCGGAGTCCCAGGGCACCGCAGGCAGTGGTGCGTCGGAGCTgctggatgaggaagaggaggagacgaATAAGAGACAGGCGAGCGGAGGGTCCGTTGTCCTGGGGGGACAGGAGCTGTTTGTAACCCCGGAGCCATCCAGCCAGTTGCAGCACGGCAGCATGGCTGACCGTGATGCTGGGGAGGGTACCTCTG CCAGGAgcgcagcctggggctctccctCCACGCCGTCGGCGGGGCTCTTCCAGATAAGACGAAGGTCAAAGAGAACATGTGATGATGCGCCACATGAGACAATGAACGCCTCTGGGAGGGCGGACACCGAGCCGAGGACCGCTGTCTTGGAAAAAATGGACATTATGAGCAGGGCGCAAGCCAAGGAGACTGAGCGTCGCatgcagcaggaggtgctggggattCTGAAGGAACAAACAGACATTTTGAGGCGTCTGCTTGACCTTCAGGAGCGATACTTTAAGTCTCGACTCCCACTGCAGCACATCCAGAACAGCACTCTAACATCGCCctacttcccctcccctcctcgcACACATTCCACTTGGCGGAGGGACCCGATGCAGTATCCCTTCTGCTCAGTCCCCGGGGAGGGTGCATGGAATCCCAGCCGCCCATTCACTGACGTGTGA